Proteins from one Salvelinus sp. IW2-2015 linkage group LG32, ASM291031v2, whole genome shotgun sequence genomic window:
- the LOC111957161 gene encoding sterile alpha motif domain-containing protein 7-like, translating into MTPREQLRKMSAMGEQGALDEKHWYRLVNGMSAGELCQRQEMMMRNQIAMAPQILAQGQQRLQGVPTQFEPRFMERELVPPSEMGSSEARQMHMGGHLGPPMPPHPGISGRGFPGVGYSFMPSESMETVARRQELIHKQNVARMEMNAILHQKEMENAHQRGLVGMDAPMMYQSNAMALRGRQRLPDGHDFFVHRTTLEEMQANNLLMSSSPYPPISTLQRERGRRAGRRATNHKSAESHASGPKGQSEGKSVEQSPGGASGDEKEAEGKMDMGGEAVGKQHQAKMDTELSSNGRKSYKEAAQGLRKACINSQDGCPDVTNCNSGASDKDRPSQCSAFQYPSASGPIPGMPYMFPPGPPNLFLNGQDMSSVEDLRKWTVDDVYIFIKNMPSCSEYAQTFKDHVIDGETLPFLTEDHLLDTMGLKLGPALKIRSRVSSRLGSMFYMMSLPLSAAAALQATPDIAGGDRSSEISSPVYCNGVEMMGSPCTRDPEGRKPTDPLPETDNPSPPSASSETA; encoded by the exons ATGACCCCAAGGGAGCAGCTGAGGAAGATGTCAGCGATGGGGGAGCAGGGGGCTCTGGACGAGAAACACTGGTACCGCCTGGTCAACGGCATGTCTGCCGGAG AGCTATGTCAGAGGCAAGAGATGATGATGAGGAACCAGATAGCCATGGCTCCTCAGATCCTGGCCCAAGGACAGCAGAGGCTACAGGGGGTGCCCACCCAGTTTGAGCCTCGCTTCATGGAAAGAGAGCTAGTTCCACCCTCGGAGATGGGATCTTCCGAGGCCAGGCAGATGCACATGGGGGGTCACCTGGGTCCGCCCATGCCCCCACACCCTGGAATTTCTGGCAGGGGCTTCCCTGGAGTTGGTTACAGTTTCATGCCCTCAGAGTCCATGGAGACAGTTGCCCGGCGACAGGAGCTCATCCACAAGCAGAATGTCGCCAG gaTGGAGATGAATGCCATCCTCCAccagaaggagatggagaacgCCCATCAGAGGGGTCTGGTGGGTATGGATGCGCCCATGATGTACCAGTCCAACGCCATGGCTCTCCGGGGGCGCCAGCGCCTCCCAGATGGCCACGACTTCTTCGTCCACCGTACCACCCTGGAGGAAATGCAGGCCAACAACCTCCTGATGTCCTCCAGCCCCTATCCACCAATCAGCACGCTGCAGAGGGAGAGGGGCCGCAGGGCTGGTCGCAGGGCAACTAATCACAAGAGCGCAGAGAGCCATGCGTCTGGCCCCAAGGGCCAATCGGAGGGCAAGAGCGTGGAGCAGAGTCCCGGGGGTGCCTCTGGAGATGAGAAAGAGGCAGAGGGGAAAATGGACATGGGAGGGGAGGCAGTCGGCAAACAACATCAAGCCAAAATGGACACAGAGCTCTCGTCGAATGGCAGAAAGAGCTACAAGGAGGCGGCACAGGGCCTACGCAAAGCCTGCATAAACAGTCAAGATGGTTGCCCTGACGTCACCAACTGCAACAGTGGCGCCAGCGACAAAGACAGGCCCAGTCAATGCTCTGCGTTCCAGTATCCCTCCGCCAGTGGACCTATCCCAGGCATGCCTTACATGTTCCCTCCTG GGCCACCCAATCTCTTTCTTAATGGACAAGATATGTCCTCTGTTGAAGACCTCAGGAAGTGGACAGTGGATGACGTGTACATCTTCATCAAAAACATGCCCAGCTGCTCTGAATATGCTCAG ACGTTCAAGGACCACGTGATAGATGGAGAGACATTGCCATTCCTGACAGAAGACCATCTACTGGACACGATGGGACTGAAGCTGGGCCCGGCACTCAAGATACGATCACGG GTATCGAGCCGGCTAGGCAGCATGTTCTACATGATGAGCCTCCCACTCTCCGCTGCCGCCGCCCTACAGGCCACCCCTGACATTGCAGGAGGAGACAGATCGTCAGAGATCAGCTCCCCTGTATACTGTAACGGTGTGGAGATGATGGGCAGCCCCTGCACCAGAGACCCAGAAGGCCGGAAACCCACAGACCCCCTCCCAGAGACTGACAACCCCTCTCCCCCCTCGGCCAGCAGTGAAACTGCCTGA